One genomic region from Listeria monocytogenes encodes:
- a CDS encoding DHA2 family efflux MFS transporter permease subunit, with translation MQQEATGGQKIRPIPIIASFLMAGFIGLFSETALNMALSDLIQVFDISSATVQWLTTGYLLTLGILVPISGLLLQWFTTRGLFFTAVSFSIAGTLIAALSPTFAMLMIGRVVQAVGTALLLPLMFNTILLIFPEHKRGSAMGMIGLVIMFAPAVGPTISGLILENLTWNWIFWISLPFLIIALLFGMKFMQNVSVVTKPKIDILSIILSTLGFGGVVFAFSSAGESGWGSATVLVSIIVGGLALGLFVWRQLTMEKPLMDLKVFRYPMFTLGLILVFISFMMILSTMILLPLYLQNSLALAAFSAGLVLLPGGVLNGLMSPFTGRLFDAYGPRALVIPGFIVAVVALFFLTRIEVGTSALTIIVLHSVLMIGISMVMMPAQTNGLNQLPPKLYPDGTAIMNTLQQVSGAIGTAVAITIMSAGQKAYMETAQGVGPEQMVASLTAGIQNAFVFGLIMACIGLLCSLFIRKAK, from the coding sequence ATGCAACAAGAAGCAACAGGTGGGCAGAAAATTCGGCCGATACCGATTATTGCCTCATTTTTGATGGCGGGGTTCATTGGGCTATTCAGTGAAACTGCTCTTAACATGGCGCTTAGTGATTTGATTCAGGTGTTTGATATTAGTTCAGCGACAGTGCAGTGGCTTACGACAGGTTATTTGCTAACGCTTGGAATATTAGTACCGATTTCGGGATTACTTTTACAATGGTTTACGACACGAGGTTTATTTTTTACAGCAGTGAGTTTTTCGATTGCTGGTACGCTCATTGCGGCGCTTTCGCCAACGTTTGCGATGTTAATGATTGGACGTGTAGTGCAAGCAGTAGGTACGGCGCTATTACTACCGTTAATGTTTAACACGATTTTACTGATTTTCCCAGAGCATAAACGTGGCTCAGCAATGGGGATGATCGGGCTGGTAATTATGTTTGCACCAGCAGTTGGTCCGACGATTTCAGGACTTATTTTAGAAAACTTGACTTGGAACTGGATTTTCTGGATTTCCTTGCCATTCCTTATTATTGCGTTATTATTCGGAATGAAATTTATGCAAAATGTTTCGGTTGTTACGAAGCCGAAAATTGATATTTTATCGATTATCCTTTCGACGCTAGGTTTTGGTGGAGTTGTATTTGCCTTTAGTAGTGCGGGCGAAAGTGGTTGGGGAAGCGCGACGGTATTAGTTTCAATTATCGTTGGTGGACTTGCGCTTGGACTTTTTGTTTGGCGCCAACTAACAATGGAAAAACCTTTGATGGACTTGAAAGTATTTAGATACCCAATGTTCACATTAGGACTTATTTTAGTATTTATCAGCTTTATGATGATTCTTTCAACGATGATTTTACTACCGCTTTACTTGCAAAATAGTTTAGCGCTCGCAGCATTTTCAGCGGGATTAGTATTACTTCCGGGTGGGGTGCTGAATGGTTTAATGTCACCATTTACTGGGCGTTTGTTCGATGCATACGGTCCACGCGCACTTGTTATCCCAGGGTTTATCGTAGCGGTTGTGGCACTATTTTTCTTAACGAGAATAGAAGTTGGGACATCTGCATTAACCATCATCGTGCTTCATTCGGTGTTAATGATTGGGATTTCGATGGTCATGATGCCGGCACAAACAAACGGATTAAACCAATTACCGCCAAAATTATATCCTGATGGCACGGCGATTATGAACACGTTGCAACAAGTTTCCGGCGCGATTGGAACGGCTGTTGCGATTACGATCATGTCAGCTGGACAAAAAGCTTATATGGAAACGGCGCAAGGAGTAGGACCGGAGCAAATGGTTGCTTCACTGACAGCAGGAATTCAAAATGCCTTTGTCTTTGGACTGATTATGGCTTGTATTGGTCTGCTGTGTTCGCTATTTATTCGTA